From the genome of Streptomyces sp. NBC_01341, one region includes:
- a CDS encoding single-stranded DNA-binding protein — MNETLVTLVGNSATPVDFRETEAGATARFRLAVTPRRWDRERQSWADGRTSFYTVWARRTLAANLSGSVSVGEPLVVHGRLRVREEERDGVWKTSVDIDAVAVGHDLTRGTAAFRRVVRADPALIAPTHRQKPATEMASVS, encoded by the coding sequence ATGAACGAGACCTTGGTGACGCTGGTGGGAAACAGCGCGACCCCGGTGGACTTCCGGGAGACGGAGGCGGGGGCGACGGCTCGTTTCCGGCTCGCGGTGACGCCCAGGCGATGGGATCGCGAGCGGCAGAGCTGGGCGGACGGCCGCACCAGCTTCTACACGGTGTGGGCCCGGCGCACGCTCGCGGCGAACCTGTCCGGTTCGGTCTCCGTGGGCGAACCGCTCGTCGTGCACGGGCGTCTGAGGGTGCGGGAGGAGGAACGCGACGGGGTGTGGAAAACGTCCGTGGACATCGACGCGGTGGCGGTGGGACATGACCTGACCAGGGGGACGGCCGCGTTCCGGCGCGTGGTCAGAGCCGATCCCGCTCTCATTGCGCCTACGCATCGTCAGAAACCGGCCACGGAAATGGCATCGGTGTCCTGA
- a CDS encoding LAETG motif-containing sortase-dependent surface protein, whose translation MEGSPGGRSKGHGRGLVRAAAAMLATGLVAAGTIVAATAATAAPADETGQHQGGAVAVLDGLKTYGFAELNTGEGKKPQELPAGLFEMKVDGGGTIQTYCIDFHTPTKDGAKYSETPWDQSSLGANEDAGKVRWILQHSYPQVNDFAALAEKAGTGPLDEKTAAAGTQVAIWRFSDKADVTAKDANAEKLADWLEENAQNLAEPKASVGLSPAAVSGKAGEKLGPVTVHTDAGQVSVVPPADAAASGVQVTDKAGKPVTEAADGADLYFSVPEDATDGSASFSVQASTSVPVGRVFAGLTKSQTMILAGSSESTVTAAASATWAEKGAVPALTAEKNCAKGGVDITAANNGDEPFTFTLAGAEHTIAAGETRTVTIPVAEDQAYDFTITGPGGFSKNFKGVLDCKTAGTPAPGDDTETQSGSEPVPAQTGTSSTGAEGDLAETGGSSATPVIAGVAIALVVLGGGAVFFLRRKKTQSSGE comes from the coding sequence ATGGAGGGCTCCCCAGGGGGCCGGAGCAAGGGCCACGGCCGCGGTCTCGTCAGGGCGGCCGCCGCGATGCTGGCCACCGGGCTGGTCGCTGCGGGAACGATCGTCGCAGCGACGGCCGCCACGGCCGCGCCGGCGGACGAGACGGGCCAGCATCAGGGCGGTGCGGTCGCCGTGCTGGACGGTCTGAAGACCTACGGCTTCGCCGAGCTCAACACCGGTGAGGGCAAGAAGCCCCAGGAGCTGCCCGCCGGCCTGTTCGAGATGAAGGTCGACGGCGGCGGCACCATCCAGACGTACTGCATCGACTTCCACACGCCCACCAAGGACGGTGCGAAGTACTCGGAGACCCCCTGGGACCAGTCCTCGCTCGGCGCCAACGAGGACGCCGGCAAGGTGCGCTGGATCCTGCAGCACTCCTACCCGCAGGTCAACGACTTCGCGGCGCTCGCCGAGAAGGCCGGTACCGGCCCGCTCGACGAGAAGACCGCCGCCGCCGGCACCCAGGTCGCCATCTGGCGCTTCTCGGACAAGGCCGACGTGACGGCCAAGGACGCGAACGCCGAGAAGCTCGCCGACTGGCTGGAGGAGAACGCCCAAAATCTCGCGGAGCCCAAGGCGTCCGTGGGGCTGTCTCCGGCCGCGGTCTCCGGCAAGGCCGGTGAGAAGCTGGGTCCGGTCACCGTCCACACCGACGCCGGCCAGGTCTCGGTGGTACCGCCCGCCGACGCCGCCGCCAGCGGGGTCCAGGTCACCGACAAGGCAGGCAAGCCCGTCACCGAGGCTGCAGACGGCGCCGACCTGTACTTCTCCGTCCCCGAGGACGCCACCGACGGCTCCGCCTCGTTCTCCGTCCAGGCCTCGACCTCCGTGCCCGTGGGCCGGGTCTTCGCCGGGCTGACCAAGAGCCAGACCATGATCCTCGCCGGCTCCAGCGAGTCCACCGTCACCGCCGCGGCGAGCGCGACCTGGGCCGAGAAGGGCGCGGTCCCCGCGCTCACGGCGGAGAAGAACTGCGCCAAGGGCGGCGTGGACATCACCGCGGCCAACAACGGCGACGAGCCGTTCACCTTCACCCTGGCCGGTGCCGAGCACACCATCGCCGCCGGCGAGACCCGCACGGTGACGATCCCGGTCGCCGAGGACCAGGCGTACGACTTCACGATCACCGGCCCCGGTGGCTTCAGCAAGAACTTCAAGGGCGTCCTGGACTGCAAGACGGCCGGCACCCCCGCACCGGGTGACGACACCGAGACCCAGAGTGGCTCCGAGCCGGTGCCGGCCCAGACCGGCACCAGCTCCACCGGTGCCGAGGGCGACCTCGCCGAGACCGGCGGATCCAGCGCCACCCCCGTCATCGCGGGTGTCGCGATCGCCCTCGTCGTCCTCGGCGGCGGCGCGGTCTTCTTCCTCCGCAGGAAGAAGACGCAGAGCAGCGGTGAGTGA
- a CDS encoding YfjP family GTPase codes for MTAVTDQDHGHGPGSGNAETPENPEAPGILQKPGTPGTPEIPDESGGGDERRWDDGLIARRAAEASKERAEGERTAQDEAGTQVEAYGLPGSPLRPRLDALRELVGLSRARLDGDTLAEAGRVLDEASARQRLSSRHTVVAVAGATGSGKSTLFNALAGVQISDTGLRRPTTSAPIACSWTDGAAGLLDRLAIPGRLRRRPVQGSTPADEALQGLVLVDLPDHDSAATGHRAQVDRVLALVDAVIWVVDPEKYADAALHERYLRPLAGHAEVSFVVLNQIDRLPGDAADLVLDDLRRLLDEDGMAVGEHGEPGATVMSLSALTGAGVADLRELLGRFVQDRTAAARRLSADVDAAAARLRQVYVAEGRPGLGERAREQFTDRLAEAVGAAAAGQAAEREWRRNAGRACGTPWLRLWRWYESTRQLGGLDLMAQALAPPEEELTARQRVEQAVRTLADDAVHGLPAPWAQAVREAAVSGAEGLPEALDELARNAQTASAGRGRGRGGDTASAATDPGGPGTAGKTAFPAGRGTGAAGAVPLTGTPAGRAARPPRPAWWPAAVLAQASMTLLQIFGGLWLLGQIVGFLEPGLIVPALLMLAGVIGGPLVEWSCAAAARGPARRYGQEAERRLREAAAGCGRARVLDPVAAELARYREVRERYVTVTEFSTTGR; via the coding sequence ATGACTGCCGTCACCGACCAGGACCACGGACACGGACCGGGGAGCGGGAACGCCGAGACGCCCGAGAACCCCGAGGCGCCCGGCATCCTGCAGAAGCCCGGGACGCCAGGGACACCAGAGATCCCCGACGAGTCCGGCGGGGGCGACGAGCGGCGCTGGGACGACGGGCTCATCGCGCGCCGTGCCGCCGAGGCGTCGAAGGAGCGGGCCGAGGGGGAGCGTACGGCCCAGGACGAGGCCGGGACCCAGGTCGAGGCGTACGGACTGCCGGGCAGCCCCCTGCGGCCCCGGCTCGACGCGCTCCGGGAGCTGGTCGGGCTCTCCCGCGCCCGGCTGGACGGGGACACCCTCGCCGAGGCGGGACGCGTGCTCGACGAGGCCTCGGCCCGCCAGCGGCTCTCCTCCAGGCACACCGTCGTCGCCGTCGCCGGGGCCACCGGCAGCGGGAAGTCCACCCTCTTCAACGCACTCGCCGGCGTGCAGATCTCCGACACCGGGCTGCGCAGGCCCACCACGTCCGCGCCGATCGCCTGCAGCTGGACCGACGGCGCCGCCGGACTGCTCGACCGGCTGGCCATCCCCGGCCGCCTGCGGCGCAGGCCCGTCCAGGGCAGTACGCCGGCCGACGAGGCGCTCCAGGGGCTCGTCCTGGTGGATCTGCCCGACCACGACTCTGCGGCGACCGGTCACCGGGCCCAGGTCGACCGGGTGCTGGCCCTGGTCGACGCGGTGATCTGGGTCGTCGACCCGGAGAAGTACGCCGACGCCGCCCTGCACGAGCGCTACCTGCGGCCGCTCGCCGGGCACGCGGAGGTCTCCTTCGTCGTCCTCAACCAGATCGACCGGCTCCCCGGCGACGCCGCGGACCTCGTCCTCGACGACCTGCGCAGGCTGCTGGACGAGGACGGCATGGCGGTGGGGGAGCACGGCGAGCCGGGCGCCACCGTCATGTCGCTGTCCGCCCTGACCGGAGCCGGAGTGGCCGACCTGCGCGAACTCCTCGGCAGGTTCGTCCAGGACCGTACGGCGGCGGCGCGCAGGCTCTCCGCGGACGTCGACGCGGCCGCGGCCCGGCTCCGTCAGGTGTACGTCGCGGAGGGGCGGCCCGGACTCGGTGAACGGGCCCGCGAACAGTTCACCGACCGGCTGGCCGAAGCCGTCGGCGCGGCCGCGGCGGGACAGGCGGCGGAGCGCGAGTGGCGCAGGAACGCGGGGCGGGCGTGCGGAACGCCGTGGCTGCGTCTGTGGCGTTGGTACGAGTCCACCCGGCAGCTCGGCGGTCTGGACCTGATGGCACAGGCCCTCGCGCCGCCCGAGGAGGAGCTCACCGCCCGCCAGCGCGTGGAACAGGCGGTGCGGACGCTGGCGGACGACGCGGTGCACGGTCTGCCGGCCCCCTGGGCGCAGGCCGTGCGCGAGGCGGCGGTGAGCGGCGCCGAAGGCCTCCCCGAGGCGCTGGACGAGCTGGCGCGGAACGCGCAGACGGCCTCGGCCGGTCGAGGCCGCGGCAGGGGCGGGGACACCGCTTCCGCCGCAACGGATCCGGGCGGTCCGGGCACCGCGGGGAAGACGGCGTTCCCGGCCGGGCGCGGAACGGGTGCGGCCGGGGCCGTACCCCTCACGGGCACCCCCGCTGGTCGGGCGGCACGGCCGCCGCGTCCTGCGTGGTGGCCCGCCGCGGTGCTGGCGCAGGCTTCCATGACCCTGCTCCAGATCTTCGGCGGACTCTGGCTGCTGGGCCAGATCGTGGGCTTCCTCGAACCCGGGCTGATCGTCCCGGCCCTGTTGATGCTGGCGGGAGTGATCGGCGGACCGCTCGTCGAATGGTCGTGCGCGGCCGCCGCGCGGGGCCCCGCGCGGCGCTACGGGCAGGAGGCGGAACGGCGCCTGCGCGAAGCCGCCGCGGGCTGCGGCCGGGCCAGGGTGCTCGACCCGGTGGCGGCGGAACTGGCGCGCTATCGCGAGGTGCGGGAACGGTATGTGACGGTGACGGAGTTCTCCACAACCGGCCGGTAA